One part of the Desulfofundulus salinus genome encodes these proteins:
- a CDS encoding DegT/DnrJ/EryC1/StrS family aminotransferase — MEQVKIPVLDLTPEIEALWDELMAAIQKVLKSGQFIMGPNVKAFEQEVAAYLGVKHAIGVNSGTDALVIALRSAGIGPGDEVITTPFTFFATAEAISQVGAIPVFVDIDPKTFNIDPELIEPAITPKTKAILPVHLYGQAADMDPIMGLAAKYNLKVIEDTAQAFGGEYKGRKLGTIGNVGCFSFFPSKNLGAFGDGGLIATNDDEIAEIARMLRVHGARKKYYNEMIGYNSRLDEIQAAILRVKLPHIDEWNEARRQAAKRYNELLKDVPGIVTPYEAPYAKHVYHQYTIRVLNGRRNEVKKHLEEQGISTMIYYPVPVHKLPVYANKNYRLPEAEKAAGEVLSLPIWSQITEEMQKQIKRNFEDALA, encoded by the coding sequence ATGGAGCAGGTTAAAATTCCCGTACTGGACCTTACCCCGGAGATCGAAGCCCTCTGGGATGAACTGATGGCCGCCATTCAGAAGGTGCTCAAGTCGGGGCAGTTTATCATGGGCCCGAATGTCAAGGCCTTCGAACAGGAGGTGGCAGCATACCTCGGTGTCAAGCACGCCATAGGCGTGAACTCCGGTACGGACGCCCTGGTAATTGCCCTGCGGTCAGCAGGAATTGGTCCTGGAGATGAAGTAATAACCACACCTTTTACCTTTTTCGCCACGGCCGAGGCCATCAGCCAGGTGGGAGCAATTCCGGTTTTCGTCGATATCGACCCCAAAACATTTAACATAGATCCGGAACTCATCGAGCCTGCCATTACCCCGAAAACAAAAGCCATACTCCCGGTTCACCTCTACGGCCAGGCGGCAGACATGGATCCAATTATGGGTCTGGCAGCAAAATATAACCTCAAAGTCATCGAAGACACGGCCCAGGCCTTTGGAGGGGAGTACAAGGGAAGGAAGCTGGGAACTATCGGCAATGTGGGCTGCTTTTCCTTCTTTCCCTCTAAGAACCTGGGAGCATTTGGCGACGGGGGCCTTATCGCTACCAATGACGACGAAATAGCGGAAATAGCCCGCATGCTAAGAGTTCATGGAGCGAGAAAAAAGTACTATAACGAGATGATAGGCTATAACTCCCGCTTGGACGAGATCCAGGCCGCCATCCTCCGGGTGAAACTGCCGCACATTGATGAGTGGAACGAGGCCAGGCGGCAGGCGGCAAAGCGATATAACGAGCTTCTAAAAGACGTGCCGGGCATCGTTACTCCATATGAAGCCCCATACGCCAAACACGTCTACCACCAGTACACCATCCGTGTCTTAAACGGCAGACGCAACGAAGTTAAAAAACACCTGGAAGAACAGGGCATTTCCACCATGATCTATTACCCCGTGCCGGTGCACAAACTGCCGGTCTATGCCAATAAGAATTATCGCCTGCCTGAAGCAGAAAAAGCAGCGGGTGAAGTGCTGTCCCTGCCCATATGGTCGCAGATTACTGAGGAGATGCAAAAGCAAATCAAGAGGAATTTTGAGGATGCCCTGGCATGA
- a CDS encoding O-antigen ligase family protein, with the protein MAYRGADPFKLTLKILDNYCGWFALTLFALSNIVAYLSVLGFLPPMRLSVLYIFLLCLILGKFVFNVYLYGFKPKLTFLQFIGWILVIWVVTIHLIWYSEILSVGGDEEFWKNAAQTFLLALLMWLIGLTIGSRFEDIQKLPSVRSLLWLVFIMLSGVILLGVWMAQKKYGIFVFFFKNTETGQVFNYLVMGDLIAICSLLLMGSYQIVPLVQFLIYLLASSFLFLSFSRTSFFLFILWGMVHIWYSLKDIKARFLCIMFLMVLVLSLLIIFIVLGDAINTFKSVKAVERMMSIIVQPLSDTSLQGRLMLLREGVDYLRHNWLLGQYMAEWWKTGELGGYIHNWLSFIVAYGIGPFILFTFLIILLLVKGYNIMKKKMMVTPIVLLLFASSAIIIARSYVWPFIWFIMGLLVNYKKGEKRENCHSFSLELWYGKRGL; encoded by the coding sequence TTGGCATATCGTGGAGCCGATCCGTTTAAATTGACTCTTAAAATACTGGATAATTATTGTGGTTGGTTTGCGTTGACTTTATTTGCCCTTTCAAATATAGTAGCTTACTTGTCTGTCTTGGGCTTTTTACCCCCTATGCGCCTTAGTGTTTTGTATATATTTTTACTGTGCCTTATCCTTGGAAAATTTGTTTTCAATGTTTATCTCTATGGCTTCAAACCGAAACTCACTTTTCTTCAATTTATAGGGTGGATACTTGTTATCTGGGTGGTTACTATACATTTAATTTGGTATTCGGAGATCCTTTCTGTAGGAGGAGATGAGGAGTTTTGGAAAAATGCTGCTCAAACGTTCCTTTTAGCACTTCTAATGTGGTTAATAGGCTTAACAATAGGTAGTAGATTTGAAGATATACAAAAATTACCCTCGGTTCGAAGCCTATTATGGCTAGTTTTTATTATGCTAAGTGGAGTAATACTATTGGGGGTATGGATGGCCCAAAAAAAATATGGTATATTTGTTTTCTTTTTTAAAAATACTGAAACAGGACAAGTTTTTAACTATCTTGTTATGGGGGACCTTATAGCAATATGTAGTCTACTGCTTATGGGTAGCTATCAAATTGTCCCACTTGTACAGTTTTTGATATACCTTCTCGCAAGCTCATTTCTTTTTCTGTCTTTTTCTAGAACAAGTTTTTTTCTTTTTATCCTGTGGGGTATGGTACATATATGGTATAGTCTTAAAGATATTAAGGCGCGTTTTTTGTGTATCATGTTTCTTATGGTATTAGTCTTATCTCTGTTGATAATATTTATAGTCTTAGGAGATGCTATAAACACTTTTAAAAGTGTAAAAGCAGTCGAACGAATGATGTCAATCATCGTTCAACCACTATCAGATACTTCGCTTCAAGGGCGATTAATGTTATTAAGAGAAGGTGTAGATTATCTAAGACATAACTGGCTTTTAGGTCAATATATGGCTGAGTGGTGGAAAACGGGAGAGTTAGGAGGATACATACATAACTGGCTATCATTTATCGTTGCTTATGGCATAGGTCCTTTCATCCTCTTTACCTTTCTAATTATTTTATTATTAGTTAAGGGATATAACATTATGAAGAAAAAGATGATGGTAACTCCTATTGTGCTTTTACTTTTTGCGAGCTCGGCCATTATCATAGCTCGTTCATATGTATGGCCTTTTATCTGGTTTATTATGGGTTTATTAGTCAATTATAAGAAAGGGGAAAAACGTGAAAATTGCCATTCTTTTTCATTGGAATTATGGTATGGAAAGCGGGGTTTATAA
- a CDS encoding glycosyltransferase family 4 protein: protein MKIAILFHWNYGMESGVYKKILCQVKFWRLFGHEVGIFQISRENSEVAECGYNSWKIFRYFPSSWMNRLYAWKSAVQAILKWQPDIVYHRFDLYYPALVELARKAPLVLEINTNDLKEYCLRPDFRCIYNHFTRGLLLREAAGMVFVSSELSKMPHFMRYRKPFIVIGNGIELEDYNPLPPTGNNVPHIVFIGSDGQPWHGVDKILALAELKPDWMFEIIGFNSNETNKVNVTFHGVLFRREYERILARADIAVGTLALHRKKMNEASSLKVREYLAYGLPTIIGYKDTDFPEPVPFILELPNSEQNVVCGIKAIEAFVKKWRGKRVPREAVLRLDAGYKEQIRLSFFLKVLEQYNKQRFS, encoded by the coding sequence GTGAAAATTGCCATTCTTTTTCATTGGAATTATGGTATGGAAAGCGGGGTTTATAAGAAAATATTATGCCAAGTAAAATTTTGGCGTTTATTTGGGCATGAAGTGGGCATTTTTCAAATTTCTCGTGAAAATAGTGAAGTTGCCGAATGTGGATATAACTCGTGGAAAATTTTTCGTTATTTTCCCTCATCGTGGATGAATAGGTTATATGCCTGGAAGTCCGCCGTTCAGGCTATATTGAAATGGCAGCCTGATATAGTATATCATCGCTTTGACCTATATTATCCTGCTCTCGTAGAACTAGCCAGAAAAGCTCCATTAGTATTAGAAATTAATACCAATGACCTTAAAGAATATTGCTTACGTCCTGATTTTCGGTGTATATATAACCACTTTACGCGTGGACTCTTGCTACGTGAAGCAGCCGGGATGGTATTTGTAAGCAGTGAGCTATCTAAAATGCCGCACTTTATGCGTTATCGTAAACCATTTATAGTAATAGGGAATGGAATTGAACTTGAAGATTATAATCCATTGCCACCTACAGGTAATAATGTGCCTCACATTGTATTTATTGGTAGCGATGGCCAACCCTGGCATGGAGTAGATAAAATCCTTGCTTTGGCTGAGCTTAAACCCGATTGGATGTTCGAGATCATTGGTTTTAATTCAAATGAAACGAATAAAGTAAATGTTACTTTCCATGGGGTTTTGTTCCGCAGAGAATACGAGCGAATTCTTGCTAGGGCTGATATTGCCGTAGGTACTCTAGCTTTACATCGGAAAAAAATGAACGAAGCATCTTCACTAAAAGTGCGAGAGTACTTAGCTTATGGCCTACCGACGATCATCGGTTATAAAGATACTGACTTTCCTGAGCCTGTTCCTTTTATTTTAGAACTTCCTAATTCCGAACAGAATGTGGTCTGCGGAATAAAAGCTATCGAGGCTTTTGTAAAAAAGTGGCGTGGCAAGAGAGTTCCCAGGGAAGCCGTACTTCGCCTAGATGCAGGTTATAAAGAGCAAATTCGACTATCTTTCTTTCTTAAGGTTTTAGAACAATATAATAAACAACGCTTCTCTTAA
- a CDS encoding acyltransferase, whose amino-acid sequence MKEIDYFVHESAYIDKGAVIGKGTKIWHFSHVMAGAQIGENCTLGQNVFVASNVRIGNNVKIQNNVSVYEGVILEDYVFCGPSMVFTNVKTPRSAYPRNTSENYIKTLVKKGASIGANATVVCGVTIGEWAFVAAGAVVTRDVPPYALVKGVPARITGWVCECGLPLKFKEDTATCTACGKQYAKQGEKTVYRTS is encoded by the coding sequence ATGAAAGAGATTGATTACTTCGTTCACGAATCGGCTTACATAGATAAGGGCGCTGTAATAGGAAAAGGCACGAAAATATGGCATTTCAGCCACGTCATGGCCGGGGCACAAATAGGGGAAAACTGTACGCTGGGGCAAAACGTGTTTGTGGCCTCCAATGTCAGAATAGGGAACAACGTCAAGATACAGAACAACGTCTCGGTATACGAAGGGGTCATCCTGGAAGATTACGTCTTTTGCGGGCCGAGCATGGTCTTTACCAACGTGAAAACACCGCGCTCCGCCTATCCCCGGAACACCAGCGAAAACTATATAAAAACGCTGGTAAAAAAGGGTGCCTCCATAGGGGCCAACGCTACAGTAGTCTGCGGGGTGACCATCGGGGAATGGGCTTTTGTAGCGGCGGGGGCGGTGGTGACCAGAGACGTGCCCCCCTATGCACTGGTAAAAGGAGTGCCGGCCCGGATCACCGGCTGGGTCTGTGAGTGCGGCCTTCCTTTAAAGTTTAAAGAAGATACCGCTACCTGTACGGCCTGCGGCAAGCAATACGCGAAGCAGGGAGAAAAAACTGTTTACAGAACAAGCTGA